In a genomic window of Glycine max cultivar Williams 82 chromosome 13, Glycine_max_v4.0, whole genome shotgun sequence:
- the LOC100800307 gene encoding kiwellin yields the protein MAYTASLVFLASTFLIINFPLLANAIGCNGPCRTLNDCDGQLICINGRCNDDRDVGTHICGGGMPPNPPPSGGSCQSSGTLNCGGKSYPQYRCSPPVTSSTPAILTLNDFSEGGDGGDPSQCDEKFHNNTERVVALSTGWFNGSSLCLKMIRITAGNGRNVTAKVVDQCDSVNGCDRAHAGQPPCRNNIVDGSQAVWDALGLDSDVGEARVTWSMA from the coding sequence ATGGCTTACACTGCAAGTCTTGTGTTCTTAGCTTCCACTTTCCTTATCATAAACTTTCCTCTTCTGGCAAACGCTATCGGATGCAATGGACCATGCAGAACCCTCAACGACTGCGACGGCCAACTCATTTGCATCAACGGAAGGTGCAACGACGACCGCGACGTCGGAACCCACATCTGCGGCGGCGGAATGCCGCCAAATCCGCCACCAAGCGGCGGAAGCTGCCAGTCCTCGGGAACCCTAAATTGCGGCGGAAAATCGTATCCTCAGTACCGTTGCTCTCCGCCGGTAACTTCCTCGACGCCGGCGATCCTGACGCTGAACGACTTCAGCGAAGGCGGCGACGGAGGGGACCCGTCGCAGTGCGACGAGAAGTTCCATAACAACACGGAGCGTGTGGTGGCACTCTCCACGGGGTGGTTCAACGGCAGTTCGCTGTGTTTGAAAATGATAAGGATCACGGCGGGGAACGGGAGGAACGTGACGGCGAAAGTGGTGGACCAGTGCGACTCTGTTAACGGCTGCGACAGGGCACACGCGGGTCAACCACCGTGCCGTAACAACATCGTGGATGGGTCACAAGCCGTGTGGGATGCGCTGGGACTTGACTCTGACGTGGGAGAAGCGCGCGTTACTTGGTCCATGGCTTGA